From Rhodopirellula islandica, the proteins below share one genomic window:
- a CDS encoding nucleotidyltransferase domain-containing protein, which yields MTSNDRIAHPAGAVGVVVRSPVDRTHAYRVKFSDGFEAAIHHDQLIVRKQTGPEKGTLDAADLEFHAHEFERLVRQLEEAHVQSELPETPSARPALNDLLVRIRLNGCGEQ from the coding sequence ATGACGTCGAACGATCGAATCGCTCATCCTGCGGGAGCGGTCGGCGTGGTCGTGCGGTCACCGGTGGATCGCACGCACGCCTATCGCGTCAAATTCAGCGACGGGTTTGAAGCGGCCATTCATCACGACCAATTGATCGTTCGCAAGCAAACCGGGCCCGAAAAAGGGACGCTCGATGCCGCCGATCTCGAATTCCACGCGCATGAATTTGAGCGATTGGTCAGGCAACTCGAGGAGGCCCACGTGCAGTCAGAACTGCCGGAAACCCCCTCCGCCCGCCCGGCTCTGAACGATCTGCTGGTTCGAATTCGGTTGAACGGTTGCGGCGAGCAATAG